From the genome of Maniola hyperantus chromosome 9, iAphHyp1.2, whole genome shotgun sequence:
TATCAACTTGATTCTATATCTTCTTGGATTCTAGTAGAACAACTATGTTGACAATATTTAGACGATATCTCAATCGGTCGTGTTGTTTGCGTCATGCGTAGTATACTGAAAAATAAACGCACATATTTTCTCTTTTCTCGGTTCTTTGAAAATATCTAGCTCCTCCTCATAACTAGCTGAATGAAtagttttagttagtttttattcCAATTTGGTAAAAGCCTACAGATAATACAGACTAACAAAATAACAGGCATTTTCTTACGTAAAGGAAGAGTTCTAAAAAACGTTTGATACTTAATCGATAAATAATGACGCATCGTTAAATCCTAAAGATAGCTATCTATCTCTTGATTTGAAAGACGGTCTGGACTATGAAAGTTGCCAATCATTTCAGGCTTTCACTAGAAATGTAGAGGGCTCATCGTAttcttatgtaaaaaaaatgcaaagcttttttttttttaaaaaaaaagaatattagccatattaaatgactaatattcccctttcctctccaattaagcgtcagcgtcagcttctcgctgaaatgagTAGATATTGGTAGTAGTATAAAAACAACTCTAAATAAttacgtacttacctactatctaATCAGTAAATCGATTCTGAAAAATCTGCATCAACCATTGTTACAATCGcaactgttgtgattggctgaatttatgctattcttgttgcaacaatgcattgtagccaatagtgagcgagcgtcaaccaatcagaggtgattgcgatcgtgacattgtagctgtcattctatcgcAATCGAAGGGTTGGTTCCAGTGGATTATAACTATCGTGTGTGATTTACGTCTGCAGAGTAACGCCTGCTTTGCACAAGCATTTTGCGATACAAAATAAGCTCAAAATAATGTAGAAACAAACCTGAATATAGGCCATAAAAGCTCGCAACGCGGGTAGAGTGACCCTCGTGAGATGGCCAAGGCTGCATCCCTTCATATCAAAGATGACGATGTATCCCTCAGAGAGTCTGTCCTCTGAGAGTTTGATGTCATTGAACATGCAGAACACTCGCACGGCGTCTGCGAAGTTCAGCTTGCTATAATCGGTGTCTGCGAACCGATAGAGCAGGACGTGGTAGCCTTCGGGCGATAGCTTCGGTAGAGCTATCATTTGGCTGGAAAAGAAAAAAGTTCATTgtacaaattaatttaaatcactaaatacctagtaagtatacctacataaccAGATACAACCCACTGgtagaccgacggacggacggacggacggacggacggatggacaccGGAGTCTTAGCAaaagcacagaataatataatattactaacgTAGTAATAGGTTCCGtttgcacccttcgggtacgggaccctaaaaataaacaatttgaaCAAATCGCAATTTAATAACAAGTATAGGATACTTGTAAAAAACCTACAACCTGCAATGTCCTTTATAGGAACTGACCggcactaatattatattaattgttacttaagtacAAGAAAAGAATGacgtcaataataatattaataaaatgaagagccagtgcgtgctaaaccttcgttattttataaaagctgaaagtttctctgcctattgtctccaacacagggaggaacgatcagcgcctatgaagtttggatcatggtggctttgggtgataacaggtaataaaggtgtaaaatctGACGTTAAAGTATAAgccaaattttttatattttgtttggaATACCTAGTATtatagaaatcacgtcatgcattgccagatagtGTCATGgcaaaccccctgccagacgcccttaaagtttaactgTTTatcttcagcttttataaaataacgaaggtgtggcacgcgctggctctcactctaaagtacctaggtagattagatatttctacaaaaaaaagcacaaaaaacagtcaagtgcgagtcggactcgcacacgaaaggttccgtaccatcgtacaaggtatACCACTAtgtgctttttatttattttttgtttgcatggcagccatttacaaatctatatatatatataaaaggaaaactgactgactgactgatctatcaacacacggCTTAAACTACTCGacagatcaagctgaaatttggcatgcagatagcttttatgacgtagacatccgctaagaaaggatttttgtccTTTCTTAgcaattcaactcctaaggaggtaaaataggggtttgaagtttgtgtagtccacgcagacgaagtcgcgcaaataagtgtttattatttttgttatagcggcaatacacactgaaaatttaTTATTCAACAAAGTTCATGAgatgcagcccgctgacagacagaaaaaTGGCCGAACAGAATGAACGAACAGACCGACCAACGGACAGACGGAAGGCCAGCGGAGACTAATAGGGCCCCGTTAGCACTCTTTGGATATAGAACCCTCAAAAAAGGCATTTAGGCACTTAATGACTAATGTTATAGCATGATTTCAAGTTGAAGATGCAGTTCCATATATTTCATCTCAGTctgtagtgtaggtacctacaaatatcAGTCAACTAGCCTCTGCTTGATTGAGTAATAAAGATCCATTCCATACAAGTATCGCACTTATTTAGTCCACTGACCTCTATATTGCTCTCtaatctagagtctagactggACCTTGTCTGACTCTGAACAATTTACAATAGTCCTctttgattataatatttatcgtCTTTTTGGCGCGGTCGACGGAACCAAGAGGTACCTACTGGAGTTTGATAGTCGAAAAGCCCTAATTCATATAAAAAAGGTTTTGGTAGTTCGTAAAAGAGGAGACACAATAAACTCAAGCTGCTACTGCAGCGTGAACAAAATTGGCCATGACAGGTAGAGCGCTAACTGAATTTTATTCAAAAGTGATctgtgatattataatattatagatacagtaggtacagcaaggctcttttggcacttgaatgacattgacagacaaatctcctcaattttaggGAATAtagtgaaaaagaaaaaagtcaaTGTTGAATATCGagtttttatctaattttaactgaatgagaaattaggaaagccgtccctgtttccacagaaagaaagaataataaaaaccattgatAGACCATAAACTTGCAACCTATCATGTTTACCTGCTCAAGTAGGTACTGTAATTAAGTACGTAGTGCTAAATAAAGTtataagatgcagacacatttatgaTGTTTCTATTGACAGTATATCGTGATGTTAATGTATGTATATGGAATAGCtctaatgtttaaaaataaacagtGAATTTCAGTTTTTGTACTTAGCAACAACAATATATTTATGTAGCTCGGTATAATTTTTGCCATTGTACAACAATTTTAACCGCAGTTAGGTCACTCTGGCTCTCATACTCGTAGCTTCAAAAACAAAGATTTCAGCAAGAATTCTTGGGAATTATAAATAGGAATTACTTCCACATTTATCATCGTCAATTAGGAGTTTTGCGATTCCATCGATGCTCCATCGCGTTTTAAGGAGTTCAAGCGTTTCAACTTGCTTTTTAGCtagactttttacttttttaggtTTTCGTatcatacccgaagggtgccaacggaagcCTATTGCTAAACCTccactgtccatccgtctgcctatcagcgggttgtatctcgtaaaccgtaataggtagagttgaaattttcacagaatgtgtatttgctgctataacaacaacaaaaaaaagttcaaaatggctgccatgaaaatttaagaaaattaaaaagtattaggtaggtattacttatACTTACGATGGTACAAAACCGTTCGtatgcaagtccgactcgcacttgaccgatttttatttgaataggtacttacGTGATATCCAATATGGTTTTATTCTTTGGTAACAGTGGATCGCGATTGGTGAAAATGTCAGGGGAGTTGTTCCTCAGTGTGAAGTAGCACTCGATTGTGTCCTTCGTCTCCTTGATCTTGCAGTAGTTGGAGTGCAGGAAGAGGATCACGTACTCGTCCGATATGTACGGCAGGTGAGGCTGACTTTTCATCCTGAAAAAATAGTTTGAAATTAAgcattaattttgtttaaattagcCGCATCGCGCGCGTTGACCTAATAAaacgcgattacgcgatcaCAGGTGCATTTTTTCGGCGATATTGGCATTTGCATTTTGCAAGAGTAGTTTCGCGTAAGATAACTATTAGGTATAGGAcgcacaggtcgagatggcaatcggggtatgaggtagagggggaccccgcacacccgcacatcacccatgctatcccgcaccgggttagcgcgggggccgtgccggtgtgcggggcgttccataccccgatctcgacctgtcgtgcactgataggtaggtaggtattatatgaGATAGCCAATGGAATTAAATTCACGCAAAAAATTCTTGATGATTGCTCAATCACGTTAAagcgtattattatttttgaatccagaatacttaagtacctacctaataggatttttattatttatttattcacagaATATTAGGCAGGCGTCAATTTTGTGTAAGCGATACTTAGTAGATAGATCTAGCGATGTAGAAACCAGTGGTCTCTATTTTAAAACAACAATACCCACTAGTCatccaaaaaattaaaacatacgGCGAAAAACTGACATCTATGATGGCATAACATTGTCGTAGCAAAACAGAAAAAGCTTACTATCATTTATGCTATCATTGTATACCTACGGTATACTTGACCTACTTGACATGAAAGATACAAAATTCAAATGACGATTGTATATAAAAATCGTGGACTCAACAAATAGAACTGGCAACTCATATTCCGCTATTAAGTATACCAAGTTCACAAGACTTGAGGCTTCATGAAAAGTGCATAATATCATTCGTTTGAAAAGTTACACAAAATTATGCCCCGATTCATCTTTTTGATCTAAATATTGAAAAGAACTACTTTAGCTTACCATTATCTACAAGCAATTTGACACAGAATTTctaagtttaaaaataagaatCTGAAAACTGTATTTCATagtgtaataattaaataattacctatctattaattacttacatattttgatttctcaggtaggtatatatacctacttacttaccttcaTACTTAAAactgaatttaaaatattcaagggaataaaaattaaatcatcAAGATTATTTTTACGGTCATCCGAGAAACCTATTGATTTCGAGTTCTATCCCTCTTCTGGCCTAGGTCTTACTTTAGTAGCCTATCATCACCTGAGCCAACGCGTCTTTTCAGCGTCAGCAGAGGTAGGTCGCGGCGACATGTCGCGTCGCCTGCTGCTGCTGCCTGCAGTCGGGTACGGACTTATACCTTTAGGCATCAAGACTACATCAAGACAATTGAGGGCTCGAACGTCCTGACAGAAGTATTTGGGAATTTCTTATCCGCCGTAGAAAAGCTTCAGGGTCTTTTCAGAAACTATGCTAAGCCAGTTAAAGAGGCTTCATGCTCTGTCGATAGTGGACAATCTGAGCTCAGAATTGGAATCTAAAAGCCGTAACAATAAGTACCGTTATCATTACATTTATTAAACCTACTGTTTCGTAACACATTCACAGAAGTTTTATTTCTaattttctaattattataatctaaggACGTCAGCAGGTTTTGTACAATCATCAAATTATTGTGTAATTTTGCTTTCTACGTCCATTTCGCGGGAGAAAGTGACCATAGTATGCCATTCACGCGACTTATTTGCACGcgttttttacttaaatttctCTCTCCGCGTCTGAGGGTCGTCACAtactaatcataatattatataataatgacATTACCATGTGTTCAATTCAACATGAGTTGAAAATCATGCTTTTTGGAGATAAAGCGTCTCTAGATTCcttatattaagtacctacaagtaggaatgtaggtagtaggtagaaaACAGGGCAAATCAGtgtcattcataataatatatcagtatccattaaatgcgaaagtgtgattgtttgttggtttgtccttcgatcacgtcacaacagatcgacgtggtttttgcatgggtatagttaaagacctggagagtaacaaaggctcctttttatcccgggaaatcaaagagtttccatgggatttttaaaaacctaaatccacgcgtacggagtcgcgggcatcagctagtatctaataacttaaactttaaagtaatttagaatttaaaaatgtaagtaCGCAATGCTAAATAGAAGAATATATATGTAAAACATCCACCCACCACTCCCGTATCTGCTGTATTTCATCCTCGAAGCCTTCGGGCATCGGCTTTAAGCCGTTCAAGAACGGGTGGGAATATTTCGTCGCCGACATCGCTTCCAGCGCCGACTGGCCGcctgaaaacaataaaaatcatttttatttaagtattttactttttactagCAACTAGAccaaaaaattcaaccccgtcaggggttgaattttcaaaaatcctttcttagcggatccctgcgtcataatagatatctgcatgccaaacagcccgatccgtccagtagtttgtatATTGATAGATAAGTCAATCAGTTAggtagtcaccttttccttttataatattggcgtgtttcctgccacgtctttaattttaaatataatatataatataatctataattttcaagtcaagagtaaTATAGACAAGCACGCTTCAACTaggacctcatcattgctctgATGCCTCGtggccgcgactttgtctgttGCTTTagatttttgggataaaaagaacattaaattttcgttttacacgaataaactttatttattcataCTACACAACGGTAAAAATGGCTCGTTTCGGATCCactcttaaaaatattttgtaagaaTAAATGGTTAAGGTTACCTACTTCTTACAACCGACTTCCGTAAAAAAGATCGTGcttaaattgtaattatttgcCTCAAGTACGGACATAATTTTATCGAATTATCCAAATTAACCATAGGTcttaagttaagtaggtatctgtCAAGGTTAGGCATCTCAATTACCTTTATTAAAAACAGTAGTTTTTAACCCGAATAAAGATCGAACAAGTACCTATATATGGGTATCACCTGCGACATGAGAAAGAAAAGTTCAGAGTCAATAAATTATAACTTAATATTCtgtgtacctatgtatattagTTAGTTATATGGGTCAGGGCCTTATTTTTACTACTAAGTGTTCAGAGCTTCACTTGTTCTGGAAAGTTTTGATATGTAATAATATTGCACGCCATACTTATTAATACACTGCtcccaaaaaatattgtaacaccatgtaacaccacttcacgtgtattttctgcaataaagaattatgaattataaattattatgaaagttagtttattgtaaactagcttctgcccgcgtcttcgcccgcgtggcttacaggaaacaaatggcattttttttcagaaacaaacattataacatcaggacgcgcactctgaacagcaccgaataacacatatataaccttccaacccccatttcaccccttttggggattttctcatagtcgtttcttagctgacacctcacctcaagaaaaaatctactttctaaatttcaagtttattataatatcaaaaattaaaactttcccatacaaactttcatcccttattttaccacccttatgggcgaattttccaaaaatcctgaaacacgtattttttcatttgtgaccgaaaaccaaaataccaattttcatgcaaataacttgaaagatcaccgactttcatacaaacttccatcccccatttaacccacttaggggtggaatttcgaaaaatcctttcttagtggatacctactctttacaaaaaatagaacctccaaatttcatgtctttaggaccagcggtttaggctgtgaacatattatgtcagtcagtcagttagtcaggactttgaattttatatatatattgtagatactaagtaggtaggtatgtctaataagtaataaatacataggtacttatgaaGATTTACAACTTACTAACTGTCTATCAATAAGCTATCAATAATCCTATTTTGAGTTTCTacctaataacaataaaaataaaccggccaagtgcgagccaggctcgcgcaacgagggttccgtacacagtcatattttttcgacattttgcacgataattcaaaaactatgatacataaaaatacttaaataaaaatcttatgcataaaaataaataaaaatctttcttagaattgatgataccccacttagtccttacattgaattttgaaagtactaattatgtgttcatgaacacatttattttgtgatgtacgtaaccacaaatttagttttagattttttcccttacgtgtgctagaagacctacctacctgccaaattttgaCAGCCAAGCAGACAGAtaaagaagtgatcctataaggattctcttttcctttcgaggtacggaacccttaaaaatagaataggtagatacctactttatgtcttatatattatataaactatCAAGCCCGCGAATTCATCATTGGACATTGGTTGATGACGATGTTACCTATTTAGTAACTTAACCGCTTACATCTAAGTACAACTGATCATAAACGAAATAAAACCACCTAAAACCGACGAATTGCATCTGTGGATtgcataataaaaattgttCTATCATGAAACACGCAATTTACGCGCAACGGCAAAAACAAGTTGTTGCACGGTAAACGAATCAATTTCGGTCATACGTTAGATGAGCAGTGATGCGAATATCCATTGGGTCATAACGCACGGAACACTTTCGGTAGGTAACTAATCGCTTGTTAATTACATGAAATTGGGGTGTGTGGTTTGAAAAAATTGCACGAATTGTGCGTGTTTAAACCgcttttttgtttgccaaactTTAGGAACATCGCCCA
Proteins encoded in this window:
- the LOC117985052 gene encoding retinaldehyde-binding protein 1-like; translation: MSATKYSHPFLNGLKPMPEGFEDEIQQIREWMKSQPHLPYISDEYVILFLHSNYCKIKETKDTIECYFTLRNNSPDIFTNRDPLLPKNKTILDITQMIALPKLSPEGYHVLLYRFADTDYSKLNFADAVRVFCMFNDIKLSEDRLSEGYIVIFDMKGCSLGHLTRVTLPALRAFMAYIQNAHPCRLKKIHVVHTVSFINQVMCLVKPLINSNLLNLLNFSSEGPASVVDVEFLPEDYGGPEAPVKQLHEEQRKVMETVYRDWLIESEIFKVDEKKRIKKPSKGMFASFTSSFKSLDID